In Ectothiorhodospiraceae bacterium 2226, a single window of DNA contains:
- the gcvPA gene encoding aminomethyl-transferring glycine dehydrogenase subunit GcvPA, translating to MPFIPHTEDEVRRMLATIGVDSIEQLFEEIPAELRAGPLTQVPPGLSEMELTRLMRERARQDGQPLSFLGAGAYEHHIPAAVWEITTRGEFYSAYTPYQAEASQGTLQLLYEFQTMMTGLTGMDVSNASLYDGASALAEAVLMSVRANRRNTSRRILVPSTVHPTYRKVVHTIVRNQGFTLETVAYDRKGGYIDPDTLPAEPGEFAALVIPQPNFFGVLEEVDALTDWAHRHNALVIGLVNPTALALLKPPGEWGANGADIVCGEGQPLGVPLSSGGPYFGFMCCRKEHVRQMPGRIVGKTVDLDGKTGYALTLQAREQHIRRSKATSNICTNQGLLVTAATIYLSLLGPAGLESVARSAHANTRALIERLTALEGVETVFERPVFHEAVLRLPRPVAEVLGALEAQDVVGGYPLGQDYPELENCLLVCATEVRGQEDIEAYGQHLERIFAHLAAPTS from the coding sequence ATGCCGTTCATACCGCATACCGAGGACGAAGTACGCCGCATGCTGGCGACCATCGGGGTCGATAGCATCGAGCAGTTGTTCGAGGAGATCCCGGCCGAGTTGCGTGCCGGGCCGCTCACGCAGGTGCCGCCGGGCCTGTCGGAGATGGAGTTGACGCGCCTGATGCGCGAGCGCGCGCGCCAGGACGGTCAGCCGCTGAGCTTTCTCGGCGCGGGCGCCTACGAGCACCACATCCCGGCTGCGGTGTGGGAGATCACCACGCGCGGGGAGTTCTACAGCGCCTATACCCCCTACCAGGCCGAGGCCAGCCAGGGCACGCTGCAGCTCCTGTACGAATTCCAGACCATGATGACCGGCCTGACCGGCATGGACGTCTCCAACGCCTCGCTGTACGACGGCGCCTCGGCGCTCGCTGAGGCGGTACTGATGTCGGTGCGCGCCAACCGGCGCAATACCAGCCGCCGCATCCTGGTGCCGAGCACGGTGCACCCGACTTACCGCAAGGTGGTGCACACCATCGTGCGCAACCAGGGCTTCACCCTGGAGACCGTGGCCTACGACCGCAAGGGCGGCTACATCGACCCCGACACGCTGCCCGCCGAGCCGGGCGAGTTCGCGGCGCTGGTCATCCCGCAGCCGAATTTCTTCGGGGTGCTGGAAGAGGTCGACGCGCTCACCGATTGGGCCCACCGCCACAACGCCTTGGTGATCGGTCTGGTCAACCCCACCGCGCTCGCGCTGTTGAAGCCGCCGGGCGAGTGGGGCGCCAACGGCGCCGACATCGTGTGCGGCGAGGGCCAGCCGCTCGGCGTGCCCTTGTCCTCGGGCGGGCCGTACTTCGGTTTCATGTGCTGTCGCAAGGAGCACGTGCGCCAGATGCCGGGGCGCATCGTGGGCAAGACCGTGGACCTCGACGGCAAGACCGGCTATGCGCTCACCCTGCAGGCGCGCGAGCAGCACATCCGCCGCTCCAAGGCGACGTCCAACATCTGCACCAACCAGGGTCTGCTGGTGACCGCCGCCACCATCTACCTCAGTCTGCTCGGTCCGGCGGGCCTGGAGAGCGTGGCGCGCAGCGCCCATGCCAACACGCGCGCGCTGATCGAGCGGCTCACCGCGCTGGAGGGCGTGGAGACGGTGTTCGAGCGCCCGGTGTTCCACGAGGCGGTGCTGCGCCTGCCGCGCCCCGTCGCCGAGGTGCTGGGCGCGCTGGAGGCGCAGGACGTGGTGGGCGGATATCCCCTCGGGCAGGACTATCCCGAGCTCGAGAACTGCCTGCTGGTGTGCGCCACCGAGGTGCGCGGCCAGGAGGACATCGAGGCCTACGGTCAGCACCTGGAGCGCATTTTCGCGCACCTGGCGGCCCCGACGAGCTAA
- the gcvH gene encoding glycine cleavage system protein GcvH — translation MSNVPQELRYTKSHEWVRPMDDGTVVIGITDHAQDLLGDMVFVETPAVGREVTAGEDCAVVESVKAASDVYSPLAGEVVESNESLSDAPERVNQDPYGEGWLFRLRPSDADALAQLMDADAYTALVAAESH, via the coding sequence ATGAGCAACGTGCCGCAAGAGCTGCGCTACACCAAATCCCACGAGTGGGTGCGTCCGATGGACGACGGAACCGTCGTGATCGGCATCACCGATCATGCCCAGGACCTGCTGGGCGATATGGTGTTCGTCGAGACGCCCGCGGTCGGCCGCGAAGTCACCGCCGGCGAAGACTGCGCCGTGGTCGAGTCGGTCAAGGCCGCCTCCGACGTGTACAGCCCGCTGGCGGGTGAGGTCGTGGAGAGCAACGAGTCGCTGTCCGACGCCCCCGAGCGCGTGAACCAGGACCCCTACGGCGAGGGCTGGCTGTTTCGCCTGCGTCCGAGCGACGCCGACGCGCTGGCGCAGCTGATGGACGCCGACGCCTACACCGCCCTGGTCGCCGCCGAGTCCCACTGA
- the gcvT gene encoding glycine cleavage system aminomethyltransferase GcvT produces the protein MGNRTPLYDTHVEAGAKMIDFGGWDMPIHYGSQIEEHHAVRRDAGMFDVSHMTIVDLTGAQARPFLAHLLANDVAKLQESGRALYSCMLNEQGGVIDDLIVYYLREDWFRLVVNAATRDKDLAWITRHAQPFGVDVQERRELALLAVQGPEARAKAHRVIGAAPADLKPFWALPMDDSFVARTGYTGEDGYEIMLPAERAVSVWQALAAEGVRPIGLGARDTLRLEAGMNLYGADMDETTTPYQANLGWTVALGDASAGEARDFIGRAALLAQRERGIPHRMIALVLQDKGVLRNHQKVLVDGREVGEITSGSFSPTLGRAIALARVAREADGPFTVDVRGRALSAKLVKPPFVRHGKICIEL, from the coding sequence ATGGGAAACCGCACGCCGCTGTATGACACCCACGTCGAGGCCGGTGCCAAGATGATCGATTTCGGTGGTTGGGACATGCCCATCCACTACGGCTCGCAGATCGAGGAGCACCATGCGGTGCGCCGCGACGCGGGCATGTTCGACGTCTCGCACATGACCATCGTCGACCTCACGGGCGCGCAGGCACGCCCGTTCCTTGCGCACCTGCTCGCCAACGACGTGGCCAAGCTGCAGGAGAGCGGGCGCGCCCTGTACAGCTGCATGCTGAATGAGCAGGGCGGCGTGATCGACGATCTGATCGTGTACTACCTGCGCGAGGACTGGTTCCGCCTGGTGGTCAACGCGGCCACGCGCGACAAGGACCTCGCCTGGATCACGCGCCACGCGCAGCCGTTCGGCGTGGACGTGCAGGAGCGACGCGAACTCGCGCTGCTCGCGGTGCAGGGGCCCGAGGCGCGCGCCAAGGCCCATCGGGTGATCGGCGCGGCGCCGGCCGACTTGAAGCCGTTCTGGGCCCTGCCGATGGACGACAGCTTCGTGGCGCGTACCGGTTACACCGGCGAGGACGGTTACGAGATCATGTTGCCCGCCGAGCGGGCGGTGAGCGTCTGGCAGGCGCTGGCGGCCGAGGGCGTGCGCCCCATCGGCCTCGGCGCACGCGACACGCTGCGCCTGGAGGCGGGCATGAACCTCTACGGGGCCGACATGGACGAGACCACCACGCCCTATCAAGCCAATCTGGGCTGGACCGTCGCGCTGGGCGACGCGTCGGCGGGCGAGGCGCGCGACTTCATCGGCCGAGCGGCGTTGCTGGCCCAGCGCGAGCGGGGCATCCCGCACCGCATGATCGCCCTGGTGTTGCAGGACAAGGGCGTGCTGCGCAACCACCAGAAGGTGCTGGTGGACGGCCGCGAAGTGGGTGAGATCACCAGCGGTAGCTTTTCGCCCACCCTGGGGCGCGCCATCGCCCTGGCGCGCGTGGCGCGCGAGGCCGACGGCCCGTTCACGGTGGACGTGCGCGGTCGCGCGCTGAGCGCCAAGCTCGTGAAGCCGCCCTTCGTGCGCCACGGCAAGATTTGCATCGAACTGTAA
- the lipA gene encoding lipoyl synthase yields MAYTPAKFIPVFDHSAQPNVARMPAWIRQSLGDHAHYGVTERAVRDGALHTVCEEARCPNRGECWSRGTATFMLLGDTCTRACGFCAVRTGRPAAADQAEPERVAEAVARMGLDYVVLTSVNRDDLPDGGAGIFAATLRALQTRRPDIGLEVLTPDFRACQDAAVAALDAAVAPGAPRVRLVWGHNVETVPSLYRTVRKGSDYRRSLALLERAARLPGVEAKSALMLGLGEREDEVHAVLADLRAAGVARLALGQYLRPTRFHLPVREYIAPDQFARYAEHARDLGFRWVKAGPLVRSSYHAESA; encoded by the coding sequence ATGGCCTATACGCCCGCGAAGTTCATCCCGGTGTTCGACCACTCGGCGCAACCGAACGTGGCGCGCATGCCGGCCTGGATCCGCCAGTCGCTCGGCGACCACGCGCACTACGGCGTGACCGAGCGCGCGGTGCGCGACGGCGCGCTGCATACGGTGTGCGAGGAGGCGCGCTGCCCCAACCGCGGTGAATGCTGGAGCCGCGGCACCGCCACCTTCATGCTGCTGGGCGATACCTGCACCCGCGCCTGCGGTTTCTGCGCGGTGCGCACTGGCCGCCCCGCGGCCGCCGATCAGGCCGAACCCGAGCGGGTGGCCGAGGCGGTGGCGCGCATGGGGCTCGACTACGTGGTGCTCACCTCGGTCAACCGCGACGACCTGCCCGACGGCGGCGCCGGCATCTTCGCCGCCACGCTGCGCGCGCTGCAGACCCGCCGCCCGGACATTGGTCTGGAAGTGCTCACCCCCGATTTTCGCGCCTGCCAGGACGCGGCCGTGGCTGCGCTGGACGCCGCCGTCGCGCCCGGCGCGCCGCGCGTGCGCCTGGTGTGGGGGCACAACGTCGAGACCGTGCCCTCCCTCTACCGCACCGTGCGCAAGGGCTCCGACTACCGCCGCTCGCTCGCGCTGCTCGAGCGCGCCGCGCGTCTGCCCGGCGTGGAGGCGAAGTCGGCCCTCATGCTGGGGCTCGGCGAGCGCGAGGACGAGGTGCACGCGGTGCTGGCCGACCTGCGCGCGGCCGGGGTGGCGCGCCTCGCGCTGGGCCAGTATCTGCGCCCTACACGTTTTCACCTGCCGGTGCGCGAGTACATCGCGCCCGACCAATTCGCACGTTACGCCGAGCACGCGCGCGACCTCGGCTTTCGCTGGGTGAAGGCGGGCCCGCTGGTGCGCTCCTCCTACCACGCCGAAAGCGCCTGA
- a CDS encoding ABC transporter ATP-binding protein, producing MLLEVRGVSIGYAGKVVVHDVSLGLKPGALGCLLGPSGCGKTTLLRAIAGFEPVMAGEIVLHGRSVSRPGSTLPPERRRVGMVFQDLALFPHLTVSDNIAFGLRGERAAARRARVEELLTLVGLAGYGGQYPHQLSGGQQQRVALARAMAPRPDLLLLDEPFSSMDVELREKLAREVREILKQDGLTALLVTHDQFEAFAIADEIGVMHQGRLVQWDSAYNLYHEPADRFVADFIGQGVMLRGTVLNDRQVEIELGIVDGVVPRGCEKGCPVDVLVRPDDIQHDDDSPLMAEVSAKAFRGAEFLYTLTLASGARVLCFAPSHHNHAIGERIGIRVMIDHVVMFPVQQPRRERAAAHRAPPTPVPRADADA from the coding sequence ATGTTGCTTGAGGTGCGCGGGGTGTCCATCGGCTACGCCGGCAAGGTCGTGGTGCACGACGTCTCGCTGGGGCTCAAGCCCGGCGCGCTCGGCTGCCTGCTCGGCCCGAGCGGCTGCGGCAAAACCACGCTGCTGCGCGCCATCGCGGGCTTCGAGCCGGTGATGGCGGGCGAGATCGTGCTGCACGGGCGCAGCGTGAGCCGCCCCGGCTCGACCCTGCCCCCGGAGCGCCGGCGCGTCGGCATGGTGTTCCAGGACCTCGCGCTGTTTCCGCACCTTACGGTGAGCGACAACATCGCCTTTGGGCTGCGGGGCGAGCGCGCGGCCGCGCGGCGCGCGCGGGTCGAGGAGCTCCTGACCCTGGTCGGCCTCGCCGGTTACGGCGGCCAATACCCGCACCAGCTCTCCGGCGGTCAGCAGCAGCGCGTGGCGCTGGCGCGCGCCATGGCGCCGCGCCCCGACCTGCTGCTGCTCGACGAGCCGTTCTCCAGCATGGACGTGGAGCTGCGCGAGAAGCTCGCGCGCGAGGTGCGCGAGATCCTCAAGCAGGACGGGCTCACCGCGCTGCTGGTCACGCACGATCAGTTCGAGGCGTTCGCCATCGCGGACGAGATCGGGGTGATGCACCAGGGTCGCCTGGTGCAGTGGGACAGCGCCTACAACCTCTACCACGAACCGGCCGACCGTTTCGTGGCCGATTTCATCGGGCAGGGGGTGATGCTGCGCGGCACGGTGCTGAACGACCGGCAAGTGGAGATCGAACTCGGCATCGTGGACGGCGTGGTGCCGCGCGGCTGTGAGAAGGGCTGCCCGGTGGACGTGCTGGTGCGCCCCGATGACATCCAGCACGATGACGACAGCCCGCTGATGGCCGAGGTCAGTGCCAAGGCCTTCCGCGGCGCGGAGTTCCTGTACACCCTTACCCTCGCCAGCGGCGCGCGCGTCCTGTGCTTCGCGCCCAGTCATCACAACCACGCCATCGGCGAACGCATCGGCATCCGCGTGATGATCGACCACGTGGTGATGTTTCCGGTGCAGCAGCCGCGGCGCGAACGTGCCGCCGCCCATCGAGCGCCCCCAACCCCTGTTCCGCGGGCCGATGCTGACGCTTGA
- a CDS encoding iron ABC transporter permease, whose amino-acid sequence MRPHPGKLGAYGIGVLLTALLLAAPILYIFSYVFQPAGEVWQHLADTVLQEYVLNSLWLMLGVGAGTLVLGVGTAWLTTLCEFPGRRVFQWALLLPMAVPAYIIAYTYTGLLDFAGPVQTYLREWFDWGFGDYWFPEIRSLPGAIVMLSLVLYPYVYLLARAAFLEQSVCVLEVSRTLGCGPWRGFFTVALPLARPAIIAGLTLALMEALADFGTVQYFGVNTFTTGIFRTWFGLGDSGAAAQLAALLMTFVLVLIVLERWSRRQARYHHTTQRYRELPRYPLRGWTAAGALAACVLPLAFGFLIPGGQLAVWGFATYGETLDAQFFVLVRNSVLLAAGAALIALALALFLAYGKRLHGARSVAAAVRIAGMGYAVPGMVIAVGVMLPFAWIDNTVDAWMRAQFGISTGLLLSGTLVALLFAYTVRFLAVALHTVDAALGKIRPSMDDAARSLGWRPTQVLGRIHLPIMRGSLLTALLLVFVDVLKELPATLVLRPFNFNTLAVRAFELASDEMLAQSATAALAIVLAGLLPVILLSRSINRSRPGFANVA is encoded by the coding sequence CTGCGCCCGCACCCGGGCAAGCTCGGGGCGTACGGCATCGGCGTCCTACTGACGGCGCTGCTGCTGGCCGCGCCGATTCTGTACATCTTCAGCTACGTGTTCCAGCCGGCCGGCGAGGTGTGGCAGCACCTCGCCGACACGGTGCTGCAGGAGTATGTGCTCAATTCGCTGTGGCTGATGCTCGGCGTGGGCGCCGGCACCCTGGTGCTGGGGGTCGGCACGGCCTGGCTCACCACCCTCTGCGAGTTCCCCGGGCGGCGGGTGTTCCAGTGGGCGCTGCTGCTGCCGATGGCGGTGCCGGCCTACATCATCGCCTACACCTACACCGGCCTGCTGGACTTCGCCGGGCCGGTGCAGACTTACCTGCGCGAGTGGTTCGACTGGGGCTTCGGCGATTACTGGTTTCCCGAGATCCGATCCCTGCCCGGCGCGATCGTGATGCTCTCGCTGGTGCTCTACCCCTACGTCTATCTCCTCGCGCGCGCGGCCTTCCTGGAGCAGTCGGTGTGTGTGCTGGAAGTCAGCCGTACCCTCGGCTGCGGACCGTGGCGCGGCTTCTTCACCGTGGCCCTGCCGCTCGCGCGCCCCGCCATCATCGCCGGACTCACCCTGGCGCTGATGGAGGCGCTGGCCGACTTCGGCACGGTGCAGTACTTCGGCGTGAATACCTTCACCACCGGTATCTTCCGCACCTGGTTCGGCTTGGGCGACAGCGGCGCGGCGGCGCAACTCGCGGCGCTCTTGATGACCTTCGTGCTGGTGCTGATCGTGCTCGAGCGTTGGTCGCGTCGTCAGGCCCGCTACCACCACACCACGCAGCGCTATCGCGAGCTGCCGCGCTACCCGCTGCGCGGTTGGACCGCCGCCGGGGCGCTCGCGGCCTGCGTGTTGCCGCTCGCGTTCGGGTTCTTGATTCCCGGCGGACAGCTCGCGGTGTGGGGTTTCGCCACCTACGGCGAGACGCTGGATGCTCAATTCTTCGTGCTGGTGCGCAACAGCGTGCTGCTCGCCGCGGGGGCCGCGCTGATCGCACTCGCGCTGGCGCTGTTCCTGGCCTACGGCAAACGCTTGCACGGCGCCCGTTCGGTGGCCGCCGCGGTGCGCATCGCCGGCATGGGCTACGCGGTGCCGGGCATGGTGATCGCGGTAGGGGTGATGCTGCCCTTCGCCTGGATCGACAACACGGTCGACGCCTGGATGCGCGCGCAATTCGGCATCTCCACCGGGCTGCTATTGTCCGGCACCCTGGTGGCCCTGCTGTTCGCGTACACGGTGCGCTTTCTGGCGGTGGCGCTGCATACGGTGGACGCGGCGCTCGGCAAGATACGCCCATCGATGGACGACGCCGCGCGCTCGCTCGGCTGGCGTCCGACCCAGGTGCTGGGGCGTATCCACCTGCCGATCATGCGGGGCAGCCTGCTCACCGCGCTGCTGCTGGTGTTCGTGGATGTGCTCAAGGAACTGCCCGCGACGCTGGTGCTGCGCCCCTTCAACTTCAACACCCTGGCGGTGCGCGCCTTCGAGCTGGCCTCCGATGAGATGCTCGCCCAGTCGGCCACCGCCGCGCTGGCCATCGTGCTCGCCGGGCTGCTACCGGTTATCCTGTTGAGCCGTTCCATCAACCGCTCGAGGCCGGGGTTTGCCAATGTTGCTTGA
- a CDS encoding Fe(3+) ABC transporter substrate-binding protein has product MRKLLVIALGLLLAAGAFAAAAQEVNVYSARQEVLIKPLMDRFTAETGIRVNLVAGRADALVQRLQSEGRNTRADVLLTVDAGNLNRAMELELFQPVQSELLAQAVPAHLRDADGRWFALSMRARPIVYARDRVDPNEITGYADLADERWRRRVCVRSSDNVYNQSLVAAMIATQGAEAAEQWVRGLVRNFARPPRGGDRDQIKAVAAGQCDLTLVNTYYLAAMRADAAADERAAAQRVGIIWPDQDGQGVHINVSGAGVTRHAPNRDNAQRLLEFLVSEEAQRWYAETNHEYPVRPGVPVSAALREFGDFKAEEVPLATLGRYNAEAVRLMDRAGWR; this is encoded by the coding sequence ATGCGCAAGTTATTGGTGATCGCCTTGGGCCTGCTGCTGGCGGCGGGCGCGTTCGCCGCCGCGGCACAGGAAGTGAACGTCTATTCCGCCCGCCAGGAGGTGCTGATCAAGCCCCTCATGGATCGGTTTACCGCAGAGACCGGCATCCGGGTGAACCTGGTGGCCGGGCGGGCCGATGCCCTGGTCCAGCGCCTGCAGAGCGAGGGCCGCAACACGCGCGCCGACGTGCTGCTCACGGTGGATGCCGGCAACCTCAACCGCGCCATGGAGCTCGAGTTGTTCCAGCCGGTGCAGTCCGAGCTTCTTGCGCAGGCCGTGCCGGCTCATTTGCGCGATGCGGACGGCCGCTGGTTCGCGCTCTCGATGCGCGCCCGCCCCATCGTGTACGCCCGCGATCGGGTGGATCCGAACGAGATCACGGGCTACGCCGACCTCGCCGACGAGCGCTGGCGCCGCCGGGTGTGCGTGCGCTCCTCGGACAATGTGTACAACCAGTCGCTGGTCGCGGCGATGATCGCCACGCAGGGGGCGGAGGCGGCCGAGCAGTGGGTACGCGGTCTGGTGCGTAACTTCGCCCGCCCGCCACGCGGCGGCGACCGCGATCAGATCAAGGCGGTGGCGGCGGGCCAGTGCGACCTCACGCTGGTCAACACCTACTACCTCGCCGCCATGCGCGCCGATGCGGCGGCGGACGAGCGCGCAGCGGCGCAGCGCGTGGGCATCATCTGGCCGGACCAGGACGGGCAGGGCGTGCACATCAACGTGAGCGGTGCGGGCGTCACGCGCCACGCGCCGAACCGCGACAACGCGCAGCGCCTGCTGGAGTTTCTGGTGAGCGAGGAGGCCCAGCGCTGGTACGCCGAGACCAATCATGAATACCCGGTGCGCCCCGGCGTGCCGGTGAGCGCGGCGCTGCGCGAGTTCGGTGACTTCAAGGCCGAAGAGGTGCCGCTGGCCACCTTGGGACGCTACAACGCGGAGGCGGTGCGCCTGATGGACCGCGCAGGTTGGCGCTGA
- a CDS encoding UbiH/UbiF/VisC/COQ6 family ubiquinone biosynthesis hydroxylase: protein MINSATQGLYEYDVIIVGGSLVGAAVACALGGSTDLRIAVVEPQPPVTPAATAAGKDGFDLRVSAITPASQRILRGVGAWPAIEAARLAPFHHMHVWDAGGNGEIHFDCADLGEPLLGYIIENRVVQHALHARMQALPNIDLYSPARLTKLAWDAAHMQITLEDGRHLSAQLVVGADGANSTVRDKAGISVRGWEYNQRAVVTTVRTERPHQDTAWQRFLPEGPLAFLPLPSGYSSIVWSTTPARAAELLALEEEPFAAALAEAFEHRLGRVLEVGPRASFPLRTLHANAYVRPRLALVGDAAHAIHPLAGQGVNLGFADAACLAEVLIEAIQKRQSLGSIAVLRRYERWRKGENLAMLAAMDGFKRVFGSELPAVRWVRSLGLNLTHAVLPVKNLLMRHAMGLAGEPSRLARGEPLA from the coding sequence ATGATCAACAGTGCGACACAGGGCCTGTACGAATACGACGTCATCATCGTGGGCGGCAGTCTGGTGGGCGCCGCGGTGGCCTGTGCCCTCGGCGGGAGTACCGACCTGCGCATCGCGGTGGTGGAGCCGCAGCCGCCCGTGACGCCCGCCGCTACAGCCGCCGGCAAGGACGGCTTCGACCTGCGCGTCAGTGCCATCACCCCCGCCTCGCAACGCATTCTGCGCGGGGTGGGCGCCTGGCCGGCCATCGAGGCGGCGCGCCTCGCGCCGTTCCACCACATGCACGTGTGGGATGCGGGCGGTAACGGCGAGATCCACTTCGACTGCGCCGACCTCGGCGAGCCCCTGCTCGGCTACATCATCGAGAACCGCGTGGTGCAGCACGCGCTGCATGCGCGCATGCAGGCGCTGCCCAATATCGACCTCTACAGCCCCGCACGGCTCACCAAGCTCGCTTGGGACGCCGCCCACATGCAGATCACCCTCGAGGATGGGCGCCACCTGAGCGCGCAGCTGGTGGTGGGTGCCGACGGCGCCAACTCCACCGTGCGCGACAAGGCCGGTATCAGCGTGCGCGGCTGGGAGTACAACCAGCGCGCGGTGGTGACGACCGTGCGCACCGAACGGCCGCACCAGGATACCGCTTGGCAGCGCTTCCTGCCCGAGGGCCCGCTGGCCTTCCTGCCGCTGCCCTCGGGCTACAGTTCCATCGTGTGGAGTACCACACCGGCGCGCGCGGCCGAGCTGCTGGCGCTGGAGGAGGAGCCGTTCGCCGCCGCACTGGCCGAGGCCTTCGAGCATCGCCTCGGGCGCGTCCTGGAAGTCGGTCCCCGCGCCAGCTTCCCGCTGCGCACCCTGCACGCCAACGCCTACGTGCGCCCGCGCCTCGCGCTGGTGGGTGATGCCGCGCACGCCATTCATCCGCTGGCGGGGCAGGGCGTCAACCTCGGCTTCGCGGACGCCGCCTGCCTCGCCGAGGTGCTGATCGAGGCGATCCAGAAACGCCAAAGCCTCGGCTCCATCGCCGTGCTGCGTCGCTACGAGCGCTGGCGCAAGGGCGAGAACCTCGCCATGCTCGCCGCCATGGACGGCTTCAAGCGGGTGTTCGGCAGCGAGCTACCGGCGGTGCGCTGGGTGCGTTCGCTGGGGCTGAACCTCACCCACGCGGTGCTGCCGGTGAAGAACCTGCTCATGCGCCACGCCATGGGCTTGGCGGGCGAACCCTCCCGTCTGGCGCGCGGCGAGCCGCTAGCTTAG
- the ubiH gene encoding 2-octaprenyl-6-methoxyphenyl hydroxylase — MAQPTPYDVAVIGGGLVGAALGCALGGAGVRTAVVEAVPLGVAGQPSYDDRASAVAEGSRRILEGVGVWREVQAVGAYPIRRIHVSDRGGFGKTRLEAADSGLDAYGYVVENRVLGGAFKAGLERGGAQVDLLAPARVEGLVQDAAGAVLRLDQGRELRARLVVLADGGRSGLRERLGVPLAITEYGQTAVIANVSPARPHQDTAYERFTDSGPLALLPLGPRRCSLVWTVRSADAPALLALDEAGFAAALQARFGERLGRFERVGARAHYPLQRVVAGEPGRGRVVIIGNAAHSLHPVAGQGLNLGLRDAAVLAELVVDAQRAGRDVGGEALLEEFARWRRLDQWAVSGFTDALVRVFSTPFPPLAHARGLGLLALDLLPPLKRTLSRQAMGLSGRLPRLARGLPL; from the coding sequence GTGGCACAACCCACACCCTATGACGTGGCGGTGATCGGCGGCGGCCTGGTGGGCGCCGCGCTCGGCTGCGCGCTGGGCGGCGCGGGAGTGCGCACGGCGGTGGTCGAGGCGGTACCGCTGGGCGTGGCCGGTCAGCCGAGCTACGACGACCGTGCGAGCGCGGTGGCCGAGGGCTCGCGGCGTATCCTCGAGGGCGTCGGCGTCTGGCGCGAGGTGCAGGCGGTCGGCGCTTACCCCATTCGCCGCATTCACGTCTCCGACCGCGGCGGCTTCGGTAAGACGCGCCTGGAGGCGGCCGACAGCGGCCTCGACGCCTACGGCTACGTGGTCGAGAACCGGGTGCTGGGCGGCGCCTTCAAGGCCGGTTTGGAGCGCGGCGGCGCGCAGGTGGATCTGCTGGCACCGGCGCGGGTTGAGGGGCTGGTGCAGGACGCGGCGGGCGCCGTGCTGCGCCTCGATCAGGGGCGCGAGTTGCGCGCGCGCTTGGTGGTGCTGGCCGACGGCGGCCGGTCCGGCCTGCGCGAACGGCTCGGGGTGCCGCTGGCGATCACCGAGTACGGCCAGACCGCGGTCATCGCCAACGTGAGCCCGGCGCGCCCGCATCAGGACACCGCCTACGAACGCTTCACCGACAGCGGCCCGCTGGCCCTGCTGCCGCTGGGGCCGCGCCGCTGCTCGCTGGTGTGGACGGTGCGCAGCGCCGATGCCCCCGCGCTGCTCGCGCTCGACGAGGCCGGTTTCGCCGCCGCGCTGCAGGCGCGTTTCGGCGAGCGCCTCGGGCGCTTCGAGCGGGTCGGCGCGCGGGCGCATTACCCGCTGCAGCGGGTGGTGGCGGGCGAACCCGGCCGCGGCCGCGTGGTCATCATCGGCAATGCCGCGCACAGTCTGCATCCGGTGGCCGGGCAGGGGTTGAACCTCGGGCTGCGCGATGCGGCGGTACTGGCGGAGTTGGTGGTGGATGCGCAGCGTGCCGGGCGGGACGTCGGCGGCGAGGCGCTGCTGGAGGAGTTCGCACGCTGGCGCCGACTGGATCAGTGGGCCGTGAGCGGCTTCACCGACGCGCTGGTGCGCGTGTTTTCCACCCCGTTTCCGCCGCTGGCCCACGCGCGCGGGCTGGGGCTGCTGGCACTGGACCTGTTGCCGCCGCTCAAGCGCACCCTCAGCCGTCAGGCCATGGGGCTGAGCGGGCGCTTGCCGCGTCTCGCGCGAGGGCTGCCGCTATGA